Proteins co-encoded in one Paraburkholderia edwinii genomic window:
- a CDS encoding response regulator, whose translation MARLLAVVKSNKPSGAQAVAKVLLVDDDAENLFALQNALESDGHEVAVAGDVSTAMVILDDESIQCVVTDLEMPGTDGAQFCRQIRTHPVHRDLPIVMLSAAPEPLVDGVRYWTHFMRKPASFARLAVAIAAEAGTRSNTRCASTPRPTSGVLARVALQCQNPCAARWQPVHAPSWP comes from the coding sequence ATGGCGCGGCTACTGGCAGTAGTAAAGAGCAACAAGCCGTCGGGAGCCCAAGCCGTGGCAAAGGTGTTACTGGTCGACGATGACGCCGAAAATCTTTTCGCGCTTCAAAATGCACTCGAAAGCGACGGCCACGAGGTGGCCGTCGCTGGCGACGTGTCCACGGCAATGGTTATCCTGGACGACGAATCCATCCAGTGCGTGGTGACCGACCTTGAAATGCCCGGGACTGACGGCGCACAGTTTTGCCGGCAGATCCGCACGCATCCTGTGCATCGCGACCTGCCCATCGTCATGCTCTCGGCCGCGCCCGAGCCTTTGGTCGATGGCGTCCGGTACTGGACGCATTTCATGCGCAAGCCGGCCAGTTTCGCACGGCTTGCGGTTGCCATTGCAGCCGAAGCCGGTACACGCTCCAATACGCGCTGCGCTTCGACGCCACGCCCGACGTCCGGCGTCCTCGCACGGGTTGCCCTACAGTGCCAGAATCCGTGCGCTGCGAGATGGCAGCCGGTGCACGCCCCGAGCTGGCCGTGA
- a CDS encoding tyrosine-type recombinase/integrase, with amino-acid sequence MPWNKGKLTGQKPPLKLPEIWAIRTRLQMSSNVRELAMFNLAIDSKLRACDLTRLRVQDVCHGSHAASRATVMQRKTQRPVQFEITEQTRQSIEAWIAARGLKSADYPFPSRVHSSPHLSTRQYARLVHRWVGSIGLDETAYGTHTMRRTKVSLIYRRAKNLRAVQLLLGHTRLESTVRYLGIEVDDALEMAEQTEV; translated from the coding sequence GTGCCCTGGAATAAGGGCAAGCTCACCGGACAGAAACCGCCGCTGAAGCTGCCCGAAATCTGGGCCATTCGCACCCGGCTGCAGATGTCATCGAACGTCCGCGAACTGGCGATGTTCAACCTCGCGATCGATAGCAAACTCCGGGCGTGCGACCTGACGCGATTGCGCGTGCAGGACGTCTGTCACGGAAGTCACGCTGCATCCCGCGCGACAGTCATGCAGCGAAAAACACAGCGGCCAGTGCAGTTTGAAATAACCGAGCAAACAAGGCAGAGCATCGAGGCCTGGATCGCGGCGCGTGGACTGAAATCCGCGGACTATCCTTTCCCGAGTCGTGTGCATTCATCGCCGCATCTCTCGACGCGGCAATACGCGCGGCTGGTACATCGATGGGTCGGGTCCATCGGACTGGACGAGACGGCGTACGGCACTCACACCATGAGGCGCACGAAGGTTTCGCTGATCTACCGCCGCGCAAAAAATCTTAGGGCAGTGCAGTTGCTGCTTGGACATACGAGGCTCGAGAGTACAGTCCGGTATCTCGGTATCGAGGTAGACGATGCGCTCGAAATGGCTGAGCAAACCGAAGTCTGA
- a CDS encoding chromate transporter: MSTATTATAPGYSLGQMAMYMLKLGTFGFGGPVALVGYMRRDLVEARGWITDADYREGLALAQMMPGPLAAQLGIYLGYVHYRIVGATVAGLAFVLPSFLMVVALGWAYAHFGGLSWMQAVFYGVGAAVVGIIAMSAYKLTTKTLGADRLLWVIYLTLAAVTVVTESEIAWLFIAGGLANWLRRAPPKWLGRGGLNAAAIAQAPALSGIASGLDLSLLSQLGVFFAKAGAFVFGSGLAIVPFLYGGVVTDHHWLNDRQFVDAVAVAMITPGPVVITVGFIGYLVAGFAGACVAALGTFLPCYLFTVLPAPYFKKYGRLPGVKAFVDGITAAAVGAITGSVVVIAKRSVIDWPTALLALATVLLLWRFRKLQEPVIVVAAAVVGLVVYPLVHLHAL, translated from the coding sequence ATGAGCACTGCGACGACTGCGACCGCGCCCGGCTATTCGCTTGGCCAGATGGCGATGTACATGCTGAAGCTCGGCACCTTCGGGTTTGGCGGCCCCGTGGCGCTCGTCGGATACATGCGTCGCGATCTCGTCGAAGCGCGCGGCTGGATTACCGACGCGGACTACCGCGAAGGTCTGGCGCTGGCGCAGATGATGCCCGGCCCACTCGCCGCGCAGCTCGGCATCTATCTTGGTTACGTGCATTACCGGATCGTGGGTGCAACGGTAGCCGGTCTCGCCTTCGTGCTGCCGTCGTTCCTGATGGTCGTCGCGCTCGGCTGGGCGTATGCGCACTTTGGCGGGCTGTCGTGGATGCAAGCGGTCTTTTATGGCGTAGGCGCAGCGGTCGTCGGCATCATTGCGATGAGCGCGTACAAGCTCACGACGAAGACCCTCGGCGCAGACAGGCTGCTGTGGGTGATCTACCTGACGCTGGCCGCCGTGACGGTCGTCACGGAATCGGAAATCGCGTGGCTGTTCATCGCGGGTGGTCTGGCTAACTGGTTGCGGAGAGCGCCACCGAAATGGTTAGGGAGGGGTGGGCTCAACGCCGCGGCGATCGCGCAGGCGCCCGCATTGAGCGGCATCGCAAGCGGGCTCGATCTGTCATTGCTCAGCCAGCTCGGTGTGTTCTTCGCAAAGGCAGGGGCATTCGTATTCGGCTCGGGCCTCGCGATCGTGCCATTCCTCTATGGGGGTGTCGTCACCGACCATCACTGGCTTAACGACAGACAGTTTGTCGACGCGGTGGCCGTCGCGATGATCACCCCGGGGCCTGTCGTCATCACGGTCGGCTTCATCGGTTACCTCGTCGCGGGATTTGCCGGCGCCTGCGTGGCCGCCTTGGGCACTTTCCTGCCCTGCTACCTGTTCACGGTGCTGCCTGCACCGTACTTCAAGAAGTACGGGCGGCTACCCGGCGTCAAAGCGTTCGTCGATGGCATAACGGCTGCGGCGGTCGGCGCAATCACAGGCTCAGTAGTCGTCATCGCGAAGCGCTCGGTCATCGACTGGCCGACCGCGCTGCTCGCGCTCGCAACCGTATTGCTGCTGTGGCGCTTCAGGAAGCTCCAGGAGCCCGTGATCGTCGTGGCAGCTGCCGTCGTTGGTCTTGTCGTCTATCCGCTTGTCCACCTGCACGCCCTGTGA
- a CDS encoding manganese catalase family protein has protein sequence MFMHNRRLQYTVRVSATNPGLANLMLEQFGGPQGELAAAMRYFTQAVAEEDPGRKDMLYDIATEELSHLEIIGCLVAMLNRGAKGELAEAVDGQAELYRKLNGPGNDSHVTQLLYGGGPPLTNSGGVPWSAAYIDTIGEPTADLRSNIAAEARAKIVYERLINVTDDAGIRDALGFLMTREVAHQKSFEKALYAITPNFPPGKAPPIPEFPSTYFKMSHGGDVVQAPWNSGTGLSMQQGEPAVDGGDGNAWVGLDAAEESALTEMSGRLQSDPSSDPATGAELGSDPAGVGVEEADAPAPKR, from the coding sequence ATGTTCATGCACAACAGACGGTTGCAATACACGGTGCGCGTCAGCGCAACGAATCCCGGACTCGCGAACCTGATGCTCGAACAGTTCGGCGGACCACAAGGCGAACTCGCCGCCGCCATGCGCTATTTCACCCAGGCAGTGGCCGAGGAGGACCCGGGTCGCAAGGACATGCTGTACGACATTGCGACCGAGGAACTCAGTCACCTTGAGATCATCGGTTGCCTCGTCGCGATGCTTAACCGCGGCGCGAAAGGAGAACTGGCCGAAGCGGTGGACGGTCAGGCGGAGCTCTACCGCAAACTCAATGGCCCAGGCAACGACAGCCATGTGACGCAACTCCTGTACGGCGGTGGGCCGCCGCTCACCAACTCAGGCGGCGTGCCGTGGAGCGCCGCGTACATTGACACGATCGGCGAGCCGACCGCCGACCTGCGCTCGAACATTGCCGCGGAGGCCCGCGCGAAAATCGTCTACGAACGATTGATCAACGTGACTGACGACGCGGGCATCCGCGATGCGCTGGGGTTTCTGATGACCCGCGAGGTCGCGCATCAGAAGTCCTTTGAGAAGGCGCTGTATGCGATTACGCCCAACTTCCCGCCGGGCAAGGCGCCCCCGATACCGGAATTCCCGAGCACCTACTTCAAGATGTCGCACGGTGGCGATGTCGTGCAGGCGCCGTGGAACAGCGGCACCGGGCTGTCGATGCAGCAGGGCGAACCGGCGGTGGACGGTGGCGACGGCAATGCATGGGTTGGCCTCGATGCCGCGGAAGAGTCGGCGCTCACGGAGATGTCCGGGCGGCTGCAATCGGACCCGTCGAGCGATCCGGCAACTGGTGCGGAACTGGGCAGCGATCCGGCAGGCGTCGGCGTCGAAGAGGCTGACGCACCCGCACCGAAACGTTAG
- a CDS encoding chromate resistance protein ChrB domain-containing protein has product MSPVLTWSLLILTLPTENATARMRFWRALKAKGCAVLRDGIYLLPYSEEREGALRELTASIADSGGSAWLLRAPSLDASQEAEFRALFDRVDEYDGFIRALSEARKTVAGQTAADLTKLLRRLRKDYETIVTIDYFPGETATRAEVAWQDFVAHVDTVLSPGEPHAANRAIRSLSVADYQGRTWATRRRMWVDRVASAWLIRRFIDRNARFIWLTSPDACPADALGFDFDGAAFTHVDERVTFEVLLASFGLDKDPALLRLAAMVHSLDVGGASVPEATGFEAIMAGARERAADDDDLLDDMSRVLDSMYTHFVASEKSSDTGKRS; this is encoded by the coding sequence ATGAGCCCCGTCCTGACCTGGTCACTCCTGATCCTTACGCTTCCCACCGAGAACGCGACGGCGCGCATGCGCTTCTGGCGCGCTCTAAAAGCAAAGGGCTGCGCCGTCCTGCGCGACGGCATCTATCTGCTGCCCTACAGCGAGGAGCGCGAAGGCGCGTTGCGCGAACTGACTGCCTCCATTGCCGATAGTGGCGGCAGCGCGTGGCTGCTGCGGGCACCGAGCCTCGATGCGTCGCAGGAGGCCGAATTCCGTGCCCTTTTCGACCGCGTCGACGAGTACGACGGGTTCATCCGCGCGCTTTCCGAGGCCCGCAAGACGGTGGCTGGCCAGACGGCGGCCGATCTGACGAAACTGCTGCGGCGCTTGCGCAAGGACTACGAGACGATCGTCACCATCGACTATTTCCCAGGCGAAACGGCCACACGCGCCGAAGTGGCTTGGCAGGACTTCGTCGCGCACGTCGACACGGTGCTGTCGCCTGGTGAACCGCACGCGGCGAATCGCGCTATTCGCTCACTGTCAGTCGCGGACTATCAGGGCCGCACGTGGGCGACCCGCCGGCGGATGTGGGTCGACCGCGTCGCCAGCGCTTGGCTTATCCGCCGCTTCATTGACCGCAACGCGCGCTTCATCTGGCTGACTTCACCCGACGCCTGCCCGGCCGATGCGCTGGGCTTCGATTTCGATGGCGCGGCTTTTACCCATGTGGACGAGCGCGTCACGTTTGAAGTCCTGCTTGCAAGCTTCGGTCTCGACAAGGACCCGGCGCTACTGCGCCTTGCCGCCATGGTCCACTCGCTGGACGTGGGTGGCGCGTCCGTGCCGGAAGCGACCGGTTTTGAGGCCATCATGGCCGGCGCCCGCGAGCGTGCAGCCGACGACGACGACCTGCTGGACGACATGAGCCGCGTGCTCGATTCCATGTACACGCACTTCGTGGCAAGCGAAAAATCCAGCGACACCGGAAAGCGCTCATGA
- a CDS encoding ester cyclase produces the protein MAEVNQSDVYRGFIACLNRQDWSTLEHFVDDLRYNDKQIGLSGYRKMMTQFCDEIPDVYFELAKLVSQPPLLASRLVFNCTPRGTFLGLPTRGKRISFAENAIYAFQDDRIREVWSVLDKTSIDAQL, from the coding sequence ATGGCTGAAGTAAACCAGTCCGACGTTTATCGCGGTTTCATCGCCTGCCTGAACCGGCAGGACTGGTCGACGCTCGAACACTTTGTCGATGATCTGAGGTACAACGACAAACAGATCGGACTTTCGGGCTATCGCAAAATGATGACGCAGTTTTGCGATGAAATCCCGGATGTTTACTTTGAACTGGCAAAGCTCGTATCGCAGCCCCCTCTCCTCGCGAGCCGGCTGGTCTTTAACTGTACGCCAAGGGGCACTTTCCTTGGACTGCCCACGCGCGGAAAGCGCATCTCGTTTGCGGAGAATGCCATCTACGCCTTCCAGGACGACAGGATCCGCGAGGTATGGTCGGTACTCGACAAGACCTCTATTGACGCGCAGCTGTGA